aaaaacaaactctTACTTTGAGCCAAGGAACAGAGAGAGCAGGCGGCAGCGACGGCGGCGGCAGAGAACCACCTGAACCATTGGAAGCGGGGGCGGGTGGAGCGGAGATGCTTGGCGGAGTAGCTTCCTCAAACTCCCCGAATGGATCACTCcacctgttttcctccttccgtttctgctcctcctctgcgCGCTTCATTGCCTCGTGGATGTCGGCATAGTTGTCAGGCTGCTTAGGGGCAAACGCACTGCTGAAATCTGCCTCGAAAGTCTGCGTATCAGGAAGAGCCTCAGGAGGGGTGCTGTAGACTTCAAAGCTAATCGGAGAAGTGTTGCTGGTTCCCGACGCGCTCTGACACTGCAGTAAGCTTGGCAGTGTGGAGGAGGTGCTCTGGGCAAGGCTAAGACTGGCCACTTCACTGCTGCAAAACTCCCCAAAGCTGTCGTCTGCGTTCTCACCTTCATTTACTGTTTCCTGCACCGACAGTCCAGTGATCTCTCGGAATACTGCATACTTATCCTCTGCTACCCCTGGCTTCTCTGGCTGCAGGActgaaggagcagcagcaggggtggatgtagtaatagtagcagtagcagtagtagtagtagtagtagttgatgtgcCACTACCAGCATTTACCTGAGAAACACCAGGCAGGGACGCACTCTGGAAATCATCAAAATCATCGTCGAAACTCACAGTTGGGGAAAGTTCAGGTGACAGGCCGAGTTTTGGGAGGTTCATGGCTTTGTTCTTGTCAATCTGTGGGACGTCAGGCTTCTGGGCCTCTGCTGCTGTTACCTGAGGCCACGCACTAGTCCCTGCTGGCTGTGGTGCTGCCTGTGCTGTCTGTGTGAAGCCTTGTGACACTACAGAAGCCtgaggtggtgcagtggtgcttGTAACAGTAACGCTCACAAAGTCATCAAATTCATCATCGTCGTTTGTCTGTGGTGTGTTGTTCTCCGCCTGTTGCTTCTTTGTCTGTAGGTAATCCTGGACCAGTGGAGCCAGTGCAGGGTGATCCATGAGGGGCAGGAGAGGTTCAGTGGTGGCAGCCAAGACATCTGGGCCTGTGATGGGCTgtcctgactgtgtgtgtgtgttgaggggagAGTAAGACAGGATTAAGTCACTGTATATTGGAAATGTTTGTTTAATAgaagtttggtgtgtgtgtgtgtgtgtgtgtgtgtgtgtgtgtgtgtgtgtgtgtgtgtgtgtgtgtgtgtgtgtgtgtccttaccaTCCCCTGCATTTATATTTTCAGCATATATGTACTGCAATTCTAATAAAccatatatcattattatcattattactattattatcattatcattattattattattattattacacacctgcaccACCGCCACAAGAGCCAACAACGCCACAAACTCCTCCTGTGTGAGCTGTCCAGGCGCTGTGCAGTTCACCATCTCCCACAGCACTCCCAGAAGAGGTGGTGGGAGGCCTGTCTTCATCAACAACATATAGGCTCTACTGGTGTCCACCCAGCCCTCTGCCCTGGCCACCAGCCCCACTGCCCTCTTATACACCTCAGGCACTGCACTAGAGTCCTTCAGCCACTGCGGGAGGATAACTggactcttcccttcctttctcccaccAGCGACATCTCCCATGGTGATAGGTGGTGCAGGCTGGGCAGGGGCTTGTTGGGTGATGTTATTTGGGGCTACAGTAGGGGCTGGCAGGggtgtgttgctggtggtgtccTGGGCTGGGTGTATAGGGTGTtctgtggtgctggtggtggtggtgacaggggtGATGGTTTTCTGTGGGTGTTAGAAGTAGGATCTTTTAATTGGCTGGTTCATAATGAGTTTTTTTAAGGGatatcttctatatttttttttttttttttttgtaatggagAGAGGTAAAGGAGTAAACCACAGTGTATCTTCTCAAATTCAGACAATATAATGAGGTAACTAGATTgacaattaaatagaaaatagaaaccTAGAATAGCATTAACTGTCCACTCATTCAAAGTCTTCTCAACCGGTTTGCAGTGATGATaagtaaacaaaggaataaactAGTGTGTATCACctcatattaaccccttcagtaccaggacgtgcttccatattcattctgcttactatttagtgattttatacaacttcaaaaacttacgtcagggattaaaatagtgaagattgtggccattaatcttctcccctccatagacccttcctcatgtcaataaaatggtttaatcgtacagtattgaaggggttaagacaatAAATGAGATAACTAGATAAACTattgaaaattaagaaaaagaaaaaaaatcaggaatacCATTAATTGCACACTCATTTTAAGTCTTCTCAAGCTGTTAGCAATGAATGTCAATAAACAAAGAAGCAAAACACGAAATACCTCACCAGATTAAGACTAACtttgaaaagaataataaagtaaataaaaaaagatataaattaACCAAATGCTCCTTCAGTCTTCTCAAGCTGCTAGCAATGAACATaagcaaaaagaggaacaaaccATGAAGTATCTCACCAAATTAAGACAGTAACTGGACTAACAATtataaagtaaacaaacaaaacaaaaaaataaatatataaataaacaaaataacattAACTGTGCACTCATTCAAAATCTTCTCAACCAGTTTgcatcaaaaataaaaaaaaacaaagaaacaaaccatCAAATATCTGGCCAACTTTTGCCAATGCAAGGGACAACACATGCTTTCTCACTGCAAGGAAACACTGGCTAACACTGAACTAATCTAATACCTCCATCTTCTTTATCTAgactccctctcccacactcactTCAAGAACCAGAtatcaactccttcagtaacataaagcatttctatattcattctgctttagaaacttatgtgtaggattaaaatagtgaagactgtggccattaatcttctgacctccatagatccttcctaatgtcaataatatggtctaattgtacacaaatctcaaggtaacaatgtgtcccagtactgaagggactaaaatagtgaagactgtggccattaatcttctgacctccatagatccttcctaatgtcaataatatggtctaattgtacacaaatctcaaggtaacaatgtgtcccagtattgtagGGGGTTAAGGGAAAGCACACCACCATGAATTAACATGGGAGTTTCTAAAGGATATGTTAGCAATATTAGACATGAGGGAACTTTTAATGGTATATTTTAGTGAGAAGTTATGAGTTGAAATTAGGTTAAAATgttgatgaaggaaaataaggtgtAGTATTAAGATATCAGGGTTTCTAAAGAGTGATTGTTAGTTCTGTGactatttaatctctctctctctctctcataataccaTATCATATAAATGTCAATATTGAGGATGGTGGTCATAATGATGCTAacatgaacataaaaaaaaagatagaagcacataaaataaagaaaaaaaatctattaaatTTTCCACTAATAACTAATGAAAGATCCTATAAATTATCAAATATGTGAATCTGTCAATAATGTAACATGGAAAAGACTAAggacaaaaagtaaataaataaataaacaaacaaataaataaaaaacaaataaatagaatatataaataaaataaataaataaatgaataaatatataaatagaaataaaggaaaaagttaaCTAAATTTTCCtctaataaataatgaagaaaaaattaatcaataaacatgtaaatcaataacagaaaaaaataaatagaatcaaATATAGAATCCTTAATAAATAGTAAacaatcctaaaaaaaaaaaaaaattatgaaccaATAATACAAGTATGAATAAAATGActatttcactaccaccaccaccaccaccaacaccaccaccaccaccaccaccattcacagCTGTCACCATTCCCACCCTTATCACTCACACAGGCATCTTTTCTCAGCCTCCTCACAACACAAGACTCACTCCCTTAGTTGCTTATATTAGTGtctgcctttctctccccttcccccaactctctcactctcagcctcactctctctctctctctctctctctctctctctctctctctctctctctctctctctctctctctctctgagtttccTAAGGTTATCCAACTTAGCTGCAAGAAACCTCACTAGTGGTTTGTGGTAAGTTAAGTCATCTATGCCAAAGTTTTGGATATTATGTAAAGTCTGATAGGGAAGTTTATATTAAAgccaaatttaacctaacttaatcttgaACCTACGTCAACTTAATCTAAAAGCTACATGATGTTTAATATTGTAAGGTTTAGTCTTCTATGCCAAACTTTACTTACATATTACATAAAGTTTGATGAATTTGAAAGCTTTCATGCCAAACTTAAATCAATCTAGACACTATACATATACAGTTTGACAGAATAATCAAGTCTTACATGCTGAATAGAACTTGCAAATTTAggcaacccaactcaaccctaACCTAAAActttgatataataaaataatgttacataccaaatctaacttaacctaacttaaacactacacaaacctaaccaaactcaaCTAAACCTAAATATTACCCATAACACCACAATCTAACCTTTCTTAATATAaccaaaccacaacacacagtCTAATCTTATAACTTACCCTTGCAAACCTAactcaaccaaacctaaccattacccacaacaccacaatccaacctaacctaagcacTACACACAGTTTAACACAATAActcaaccttgcaaacctaacttaaccaaacctaaacattacccacaacaccacaatctgacctaacttaacctaacctaaacattacccacaacaccacaatctaacctaacttaaatacCCAAAAATTCATCAATTACCTTGGGGGAGGCAAAGAGAGAGTTAacattttccatcttcttccagtCCACCGCAGTGCCCTGGCGAGGCGTCTGTGcctgactggtggtggtagctgcTGTGTGTGCCCCCTGCTCCTCAGCCCCTCCTCCACCCTGCCGGCACAATCAAGGGAgtgttaaaataaaaacatacaggcaaaaaataaaagggatcAGATCTTACAAGGAAAAAATGATCCAAAATAGAGTTATAACTGACCTTCTTAACAGGTTGTGGTGATCTTTGCTTGggtgcctccttccctcctaaaaTGCTCTCTATCATGGTGTCCGCACTTACACCGGTctgtgggagagaaagagagagagagtgagagggcagaatgaaagagagagagtgtgatagagagagaaaggaagtgaaaaatgataaagagagaatgGGATATTTTTGTGATAGATAGTATTGAGGTGttatcagcagagagagagagagagagagagagagagagagagagagagagagagagagagagagagagagagagagagagagagagagagagagagagagagagaaaagggtaagaataacaaggaaacaaggaaaacaagaaaataaaagaaaaaaaaatttgaaaagacaaaggaaaaccagaaaatagaaaaaagataaaaaaaaccatgagaaaataagaaaaaatagaaaaacaagaaaaaaaacaagagaaactgaaaatacaaaaaataagaaaaggaaaagacaagagaaagaaaaagaaaacaggcaaaataacacacacaaaaaaagaagaaccaaacaaaacaaaaaagagacacgagaaaaaaaactgacaaaatgaaacacacaaaaaaaaaaaaaaaataaataggaaaattaaatataaacaataagtacaaaaaaaattataatcaaaataataataataataatgatacaccctccacttccctcaccTTCTTTGACGCACTGAACGCCTTGAGCCTCATCTTCTGCTCATCAAACTGCCGCTGCTTCATCATCTGGTCATAGTACTTCCGCTGCTCCTCCGCCGCCCTCCGTTGTGCCTCCATCCACTGCTGCTGGAGGTGCTGTGggaactgctgctgttgttgctgttgctgctgctgtgtgagGGTCGCCACTCCCATTGGTGCTCCCGCCAGACCCGCCTGTGTGTGGGTTATATTTGTTTTTGGATATTGTTAAGATTGATTTTTGTATACTATAGTTAatataatctatctatctatttatctgtgtgtgtgtgtgtgtgtgtgtgtgtgtgtgtgtgtgtgtgtgtgtgtgtgtgtgtgtgtgtgtgtgtgtgtgtgaagaaggaaatgtaaataaataaaaaaaaaaaagtgcttagGGAAGAAAATCATACAAATgtacaaaaacaaaaggaaaaatacaagtaaaGATGGAAGAAACACCTTTTATAATCCCAATCCTAaaagaaaacacctttgaaatcccaaaataacatcaaaacaCCTTTCTGAATCTTAATCCTTCACTAAAACATTCTTTATAATCTCAATTCTTCATCAGAACACCCTTTTTTAACTTGAATTCTACACTAAAACACCTTTACAATCCAAATCTTACACATAAACATCTTTctatcccaacccaacctaacctaaccagcatCACTTTCACctcaaacaaacaacacacacacacacacacacacacctgctgggcCATaaagtgttgctgctgctgctgctgccatgcTTGCTGTGGGGCCATGAGGGGCTGGTGAGGAGCCATGTGGGGCTGTGGGGCAGCCATGTGGGGCTGTGGGGCAGCCATGTGGGGTTGCTGAGCCACTAAGCCGTATCCCAGGGGTGGCATGTTCACCCCCAGCACCCACCCCTGCCCCATCCCCCCGCCTGGCACCATACCGGGTCTGTGGGGGCAGCAGGGTTAGTGATAGTGACATCAGCATTTTTCTATGGTTAATCAATGGGAGTAAATGGTtaaagctttttcttctttatttataacTATTTTGCTTTATAATCTACAAAATATCTACAAGTACTATagagataataaaaagtaacaaaaacatcacATTTTCTACTAATCTAGCTAATAAGGCAAACAAGAATTGCCACTATGATATGGGCAATTAGATAATATTGAAATAGCATTAATCTTACATCCAAAAATATTgagttttacattcatttcagTGCTGACCATTTCATAGTGTAGACTGTGACTTGAAAGTGACACATTTTGCCTAGAAATAAACAGCAAATCTCTGGAAATGAGCAAACTACAATTATTTCTATAGTACAAAACATTTCTTTACTATATAATGAATAGAAGTGGGTACAAAAGTATTGTAGCACTGTCAGAACCACCAATCACTCAACCAGATATTTCACAGTGATGGGTAAAAATGGTGTAACAAACaccaccttcagtaccacggcacattttcatatttgtctgcttactatttaccaatttcatacagcttctgaaacttatgtgggtattaaaatagtgaagcccttggccattaatcttctgacctccacagactctaCCTACTGtcaatcttcttcttcccagCTTTTCCCTATTCGGGGTCGCCGAATAGGTCAATGAAactgtctaatcatatccaaaacttacggtaaaaatgcattccagtactgaggGAGTTGACAAGCCACagcacctgacctgacctttctacccaatctgaccttaccttacctaacctagcaCCTGCTCTTACCTAACTTAGCACTTTTCCTTAACTTACCTAACACCTGACCTTAAATAACCTAGCACCTTACCATACCTAACTTAACTCTACCTATACTAACTGCCAACACCCCACACCTCAAGATCACGTGATATCagcgcaccaccaccgccttccCTTCACACTCGTGCGCAGTACAGCAGCACAGGTACACAGGCGCCCCTAGACACACCTGAGAAGCTAATCATGCTGCCCTGGAATGACTCACCACCAGATGACCTTGATCTTACACACCTCACACCCAGAATGACCTAGTAAGTTATCTCTAAGTCCACGAACCATGGGAAACGCGCCCTCCCGTCCCACAGGCCTATCTACGCTGCCAACACCGCTAAGTAAGCCCTACAGATTTTTGACCACAGAAACATCACTCCAAACGATCTcaacttttctcctctcacgTCCACAATGACCTTTTCTTACAACACTGAGGTCACGTGGTGGATCATTCGTGACCTCTGTGTTATCTGCACTACCCTGCCCGGGGCCACACCCACCTGGGAGGCCGCCGCCCGCAGCCGGACATGGTGCAGAGAGGCTATAGATGACCCGCTGGCGGCGCATCAGCTGACCGCCGCCTGGGTTTGTTTCCCCCGAGCCAACGGGACACTTCATTCTTACAAAGCCAAGatggttgattgattgattgattgataaatttattgttgtattaataatgaaatacaacaaaggagaaggatggaccACCCACCCCTCGACAAAGACACAAggatagagtaaaaaaaaaataaaataaaataaaaaatacaaaaatatatagtataCATTAGGAggttgaagaagagaaggcgaTATGAAGtaacaaaagtgaagccagcgcgctattggtctgctgctgctcccttacacccaaaacattactAGTCGCCCATTGAAAGTACAGAGAACGCCCAAGTTACGCTTAaggtacgtaaaatatacctaaaagatctataactcactgaaaacacacgaaatgcacccaaaacatatatataacatCCCTAATACCCATATTTATAACACCCAAAATAtacccaaaacacagaaaatacaTCATAAAGAACGTTAAATTGAaggggacacttacctaaatatt
This genomic interval from Portunus trituberculatus isolate SZX2019 chromosome 10, ASM1759143v1, whole genome shotgun sequence contains the following:
- the LOC123501908 gene encoding synergin gamma-like isoform X3, encoding MSGCGRRPPRPGMVPGGGMGQGWVLGVNMPPLGYGLVAQQPHMAAPQPHMAAPQPHMAPHQPLMAPQQAWQQQQQQHFMAQQAGLAGAPMGVATLTQQQQQQQQQQFPQHLQQQWMEAQRRAAEEQRKYYDQMMKQRQFDEQKMRLKAFSASKKTGVSADTMIESILGGKEAPKQRSPQPVKKGGGGAEEQGAHTAATTTSQAQTPRQGTAVDWKKMENVNSLFASPKKTITPVTTTTSTTEHPIHPAQDTTSNTPLPAPTVAPNNITQQAPAQPAPPITMGDVAGGRKEGKSPVILPQWLKDSSAVPEVYKRAVGLVARAEGWVDTSRAYMLLMKTGLPPPLLGVLWEMVNCTAPGQLTQEEFVALLALVAVVQSGQPITGPDVLAATTEPLLPLMDHPALAPLVQDYLQTKKQQAENNTPQTNDDDEFDDFVSVTVTSTTAPPQASVVSQGFTQTAQAAPQPAGTSAWPQVTAAEAQKPDVPQIDKNKAMNLPKLGLSPELSPTVSFDDDFDDFQSASLPGVSQVNAGSGTSTTTTTTTATATITTSTPAAAPSVLQPEKPGVAEDKYAVFREITGLSVQETVNEGENADDSFGEFCSSEVASLSLAQSTSSTLPSLLQCQSASGTSNTSPISFEVYSTPPEALPDTQTFEADFSSAFAPKQPDNYADIHEAMKRAEEEQKRKEENRWSDPFGEFEEATPPSISAPPAPASNGSGGSLPPPSLPPALSVPWLKVGSGGEEEEEEEDFGDFMGPTEGGGGLGGLGGGSQSLPPHLENLGETQSVASLELPGLEMTVGVETSDTLGLGSNHSPDLFLQPRSDVGCLDDQFGGLSLDSSAPPPAGGVKGSSGGGGGGMNNNSNSSSLAPQHSTTGPAGSVIDSYCSTGGLVDKYSIIREEASRDTQPPGEAHTGSWERCLEGSVKLLEEAHGILSSLALPASLKTQVLATTQMQDYLANVQEVWLVCGRIGSSSRRVTTSTRVDELLSQARSLWEDILAGAENAIVKQPETDSSSDENDNHMGEGEVCGVCLTGGGSRLTYGGHSYHPPCANLWLNCVDLLLPSLTPVTLL
- the LOC123501908 gene encoding synergin gamma-like isoform X2, translating into MSGCGRRPPRPGMVPGGGMGQGWVLGVNMPPLGYGLVAQQPHMAAPQPHMAAPQPHMAPHQPLMAPQQAWQQQQQQHFMAQQAGLAGAPMGVATLTQQQQQQQQQQFPQHLQQQWMEAQRRAAEEQRKYYDQMMKQRQFDEQKMRLKAFSASKKTGVSADTMIESILGGKEAPKQRSPQPVKKGGGGAEEQGAHTAATTTSQAQTPRQGTAVDWKKMENVNSLFASPKKTITPVTTTTSTTEHPIHPAQDTTSNTPLPAPTVAPNNITQQAPAQPAPPITMGDVAGGRKEGKSPVILPQWLKDSSAVPEVYKRAVGLVARAEGWVDTSRAYMLLMKTGLPPPLLGVLWEMVNCTAPGQLTQEEFVALLALVAVVQSGQPITGPDVLAATTEPLLPLMDHPALAPLVQDYLQTKKQQAENNTPQTNDDDEFDDFVSVTVTSTTAPPQASVVSQGFTQTAQAAPQPAGTSAWPQVTAAEAQKPDVPQIDKNKAMNLPKLGLSPELSPTVSFDDDFDDFQSASLPGVSQVNAGSGTSTTTTTTTATATITTSTPAAAPSVLQPEKPGVAEDKYAVFREITGLSVQETVNEGENADDSFGEFCSSEVASLSLAQSTSSTLPSLLQCQSASGTSNTSPISFEVYSTPPEALPDTQTFEADFSSAFAPKQPDNYADIHEAMKRAEEEQKRKEENRWSDPFGEFEEATPPSISAPPAPASNGSGGSLPPPSLPPALSVPWLKVGSGGEEEEEEEDFGDFMGPTEGGGGLGGLGGGSQSLPPHLENLGETQSVASLELPGLEMTVGVETSDTLGLGSNHSPDLFLQPRSDVGCLDDQFGGLSLDSSAPPPAGGVKGSSGGGGGGGMNNNSNSSSLAPQHSTTGPAGSVIDSYCSTGGLVDKYSIIREEASRDTQPPGEAHTGSWERCLEGSVKLLEEAHGILSSLALPASLKTQVLATTQMQDYLANVQEVWLVCGRIGSSSRRVTTSTRVDELLSQARSLWEDILAGAENAIVKPETDSSSDENDNHMGEGEVCGVCLTGGGSRLTYGGHSYHPPCANLWLNCVDLLLPSLTPVTLL
- the LOC123501908 gene encoding synergin gamma-like isoform X4 → MSGCGRRPPRPGMVPGGGMGQGWVLGVNMPPLGYGLVAQQPHMAAPQPHMAAPQPHMAPHQPLMAPQQAWQQQQQQHFMAQQAGLAGAPMGVATLTQQQQQQQQQQFPQHLQQQWMEAQRRAAEEQRKYYDQMMKQRQFDEQKMRLKAFSASKKTGVSADTMIESILGGKEAPKQRSPQPVKKGGGGAEEQGAHTAATTTSQAQTPRQGTAVDWKKMENVNSLFASPKKTITPVTTTTSTTEHPIHPAQDTTSNTPLPAPTVAPNNITQQAPAQPAPPITMGDVAGGRKEGKSPVILPQWLKDSSAVPEVYKRAVGLVARAEGWVDTSRAYMLLMKTGLPPPLLGVLWEMVNCTAPGQLTQEEFVALLALVAVVQSGQPITGPDVLAATTEPLLPLMDHPALAPLVQDYLQTKKQQAENNTPQTNDDDEFDDFVSVTVTSTTAPPQASVVSQGFTQTAQAAPQPAGTSAWPQVTAAEAQKPDVPQIDKNKAMNLPKLGLSPELSPTVSFDDDFDDFQSASLPGVSQVNAGSGTSTTTTTTTATATITTSTPAAAPSVLQPEKPGVAEDKYAVFREITGLSVQETVNEGENADDSFGEFCSSEVASLSLAQSTSSTLPSLLQCQSASGTSNTSPISFEVYSTPPEALPDTQTFEADFSSAFAPKQPDNYADIHEAMKRAEEEQKRKEENRWSDPFGEFEEATPPSISAPPAPASNGSGGSLPPPSLPPALSVPWLKVGSGGEEEEEEEDFGDFMGPTEGGGGLGGLGGGSQSLPPHLENLGETQSVASLELPGLEMTVGVETSDTLGLGSNHSPDLFLQPRSDVGCLDDQFGGLSLDSSAPPPAGGVKGSSGGGGGMNNNSNSSSLAPQHSTTGPAGSVIDSYCSTGGLVDKYSIIREEASRDTQPPGEAHTGSWERCLEGSVKLLEEAHGILSSLALPASLKTQVLATTQMQDYLANVQEVWLVCGRIGSSSRRVTTSTRVDELLSQARSLWEDILAGAENAIVKQPETDSSSDENDNHMGEGEVCGVCLTGGGSRLTYGGHSYHPPCANLWLNCVDLLLPSLTPVTLL
- the LOC123501908 gene encoding synergin gamma-like isoform X1 → MSGCGRRPPRPGMVPGGGMGQGWVLGVNMPPLGYGLVAQQPHMAAPQPHMAAPQPHMAPHQPLMAPQQAWQQQQQQHFMAQQAGLAGAPMGVATLTQQQQQQQQQQFPQHLQQQWMEAQRRAAEEQRKYYDQMMKQRQFDEQKMRLKAFSASKKTGVSADTMIESILGGKEAPKQRSPQPVKKGGGGAEEQGAHTAATTTSQAQTPRQGTAVDWKKMENVNSLFASPKKTITPVTTTTSTTEHPIHPAQDTTSNTPLPAPTVAPNNITQQAPAQPAPPITMGDVAGGRKEGKSPVILPQWLKDSSAVPEVYKRAVGLVARAEGWVDTSRAYMLLMKTGLPPPLLGVLWEMVNCTAPGQLTQEEFVALLALVAVVQSGQPITGPDVLAATTEPLLPLMDHPALAPLVQDYLQTKKQQAENNTPQTNDDDEFDDFVSVTVTSTTAPPQASVVSQGFTQTAQAAPQPAGTSAWPQVTAAEAQKPDVPQIDKNKAMNLPKLGLSPELSPTVSFDDDFDDFQSASLPGVSQVNAGSGTSTTTTTTTATATITTSTPAAAPSVLQPEKPGVAEDKYAVFREITGLSVQETVNEGENADDSFGEFCSSEVASLSLAQSTSSTLPSLLQCQSASGTSNTSPISFEVYSTPPEALPDTQTFEADFSSAFAPKQPDNYADIHEAMKRAEEEQKRKEENRWSDPFGEFEEATPPSISAPPAPASNGSGGSLPPPSLPPALSVPWLKVGSGGEEEEEEEDFGDFMGPTEGGGGLGGLGGGSQSLPPHLENLGETQSVASLELPGLEMTVGVETSDTLGLGSNHSPDLFLQPRSDVGCLDDQFGGLSLDSSAPPPAGGVKGSSGGGGGGGMNNNSNSSSLAPQHSTTGPAGSVIDSYCSTGGLVDKYSIIREEASRDTQPPGEAHTGSWERCLEGSVKLLEEAHGILSSLALPASLKTQVLATTQMQDYLANVQEVWLVCGRIGSSSRRVTTSTRVDELLSQARSLWEDILAGAENAIVKQPETDSSSDENDNHMGEGEVCGVCLTGGGSRLTYGGHSYHPPCANLWLNCVDLLLPSLTPVTLL